A genome region from Thermococcus gorgonarius includes the following:
- a CDS encoding methyltransferase family protein: MKFWGIVPKVAVLSAPYAAAAFYLNDRFNVTSIQLVKPGIFLMAIGVALWLFCYFQVSRAYAKGELLTTGCYSKVRHPIYSIWGFLILPGFSLVVGGFMLALPIVYWLSVLVFIGEEEQALEERFGDEWRRYAERTPRFIPRP; encoded by the coding sequence ATGAAGTTCTGGGGAATCGTGCCAAAGGTAGCTGTTCTCTCCGCCCCGTACGCGGCGGCCGCTTTTTATTTAAACGACCGATTTAACGTGACTTCTATTCAGCTTGTTAAGCCGGGTATCTTCCTGATGGCGATCGGCGTGGCCCTGTGGCTCTTCTGCTACTTCCAGGTTTCGAGGGCATACGCTAAGGGCGAGCTCCTAACCACGGGATGCTACTCCAAGGTTAGACACCCGATATACTCAATCTGGGGCTTCCTGATCCTTCCGGGCTTTTCGCTCGTAGTCGGTGGCTTCATGCTCGCTCTCCCGATCGTTTATTGGTTATCTGTTCTCGTCTTCATTGGCGAGGAGGAACAAGCGCTGGAGGAGAGGTTCGGCGATGAGTGGCGGAGATACGCGGAAAGAACGCCCCGCTTCATTCCAAGGCCTTGA
- a CDS encoding DUF2250 domain-containing protein, which translates to MSGGDTRKERPASFQGLELLPVHLYVLAHLRKAGVDYAKMMAKMSELPLSLIEDAIKDLMEAGLVERDSGSAIKRSKARFKKAFEVHKHHTYSRLSREGELFVRSIDEKWLKNYFDSLFPGGWKVVRALAEAKNFNELPKDLRGDKIREELLLHRFITPNGRKTTFFKLLVEFLSV; encoded by the coding sequence ATGAGTGGCGGAGATACGCGGAAAGAACGCCCCGCTTCATTCCAAGGCCTTGAGCTTTTACCTGTTCATCTCTACGTTTTAGCTCACCTCAGAAAAGCGGGCGTTGACTACGCCAAGATGATGGCGAAGATGAGCGAGCTACCCCTTTCCCTCATCGAGGACGCGATAAAAGACCTAATGGAAGCCGGACTGGTGGAGCGGGACTCTGGAAGCGCGATAAAGAGGAGCAAGGCGAGGTTTAAGAAGGCCTTCGAGGTTCACAAGCACCATACTTATTCTCGTCTCTCGCGCGAGGGAGAGCTTTTCGTCAGGTCAATCGATGAGAAGTGGCTGAAGAACTACTTTGACTCGCTTTTTCCAGGCGGATGGAAGGTTGTGAGGGCTTTGGCAGAGGCTAAAAACTTCAATGAGCTCCCAAAGGATCTCAGGGGCGACAAAATCAGAGAAGAACTCCTCCTGCACCGCTTCATAACGCCGAACGGCAGGAAAACAACGTTCTTTAAGCTGTTGGTGGAGTTTCTGAGTGTTTAA
- a CDS encoding MBL fold metallo-hydrolase, with protein MRLTILNDNVPSKGFLNDWGWSILVEGKYRFLFDADTRGEVLIHNSKVLGVSLKNLDFAVLSHWHYDHYGGFPLIAKLNPGLTLYAPPGGRIEGLRVVEIRSADEIIDGIWTSGALDGFEHAIGVETTSGLVVIVGCSHPGVDRLTKAILEVSGYEKAHLVIGGFHYPSRRTLNKLARMTEFIAPAHCSGDDAKAYVRKGYSEKFVEVRTGSVLKV; from the coding sequence ATGAGGCTCACAATCCTCAACGACAACGTGCCCTCGAAGGGTTTCCTAAACGATTGGGGCTGGAGCATATTGGTTGAGGGAAAGTATCGCTTTCTCTTCGATGCGGACACGAGGGGAGAGGTTCTAATCCATAACTCTAAAGTTCTGGGCGTTTCTCTCAAAAACCTCGACTTCGCCGTTTTAAGCCACTGGCACTACGACCATTACGGCGGTTTCCCTCTGATAGCCAAACTCAACCCCGGCTTGACGCTTTACGCGCCTCCAGGTGGGAGGATTGAGGGGCTTAGGGTTGTTGAGATCCGCAGCGCGGACGAGATAATCGACGGGATATGGACTTCCGGGGCTTTGGATGGCTTTGAGCACGCGATAGGAGTGGAAACAACTTCAGGACTCGTCGTCATCGTCGGTTGCTCCCACCCTGGCGTGGACAGGCTTACCAAAGCCATACTCGAGGTTTCGGGCTACGAGAAAGCCCACCTCGTCATAGGCGGCTTCCATTATCCCTCACGGAGAACCCTTAACAAACTCGCCAGAATGACCGAATTCATAGCTCCAGCCCACTGCTCTGGCGACGATGCAAAGGCCTACGTGAGAAAAGGGTATTCTGAGAAGTTCGTGGAAGTGAGGACAGGGAGTGTTCTTAAAGTTTAA
- a CDS encoding Rossmann-like domain-containing protein → MLLSGIKKKALKLAEGLELVDFGFALPYTWVLAEGPEGKALGVAMTLPEEVQRYRNSISDPSLKAFIERADSLNVIERTLGLAAINAVSQYHIDLSNAEWVDVLELLPENAGKVALIGNMPPLVRELRNRGYEIYVFERNAKLWDRDTYSDALEYHLLPGMDAVIASASCLVNGTIDMLLDRARKAELFVLTGPTGQLLPEFLKGTGVTHLAAMKVVDIEKALLGLKLGSFRGFEEGNRKYVVRVV, encoded by the coding sequence ATGTTACTCTCAGGAATAAAGAAAAAGGCCTTGAAACTGGCCGAGGGGCTTGAGCTGGTGGATTTTGGCTTTGCACTGCCCTACACGTGGGTTTTGGCTGAAGGGCCGGAGGGAAAGGCCTTAGGAGTTGCCATGACCCTTCCGGAGGAAGTGCAGAGATACAGAAACTCGATAAGCGATCCTTCACTTAAGGCCTTTATCGAGAGGGCCGACAGCCTGAACGTGATCGAGCGCACCTTGGGATTGGCGGCTATAAATGCGGTCTCGCAGTACCACATAGACCTTAGCAACGCCGAGTGGGTTGACGTGCTTGAGCTTTTGCCCGAGAACGCTGGGAAAGTGGCTCTAATAGGCAACATGCCCCCTTTAGTTAGGGAACTCCGCAATAGGGGCTATGAAATCTACGTATTCGAGAGGAACGCCAAGCTCTGGGACAGAGACACTTACAGCGATGCCCTCGAGTACCACCTTCTGCCCGGGATGGACGCCGTTATAGCGAGCGCGAGCTGTCTGGTTAACGGGACGATAGATATGCTCCTCGACAGGGCGAGAAAAGCCGAGCTCTTCGTCCTTACGGGCCCGACGGGCCAGCTTTTGCCAGAGTTTTTGAAAGGCACTGGCGTAACGCACCTCGCCGCTATGAAGGTGGTTGATATCGAAAAGGCCCTTTTGGGGCTGAAGCTTGGCTCCTTTAGGGGATTTGAGGAGGGGAACAGGAAGTACGTGGTGAGAGTTGTATGA
- a CDS encoding class I SAM-dependent methyltransferase: MIRDKAYREVGMVMPKVEPFEKHRDRYENWFERHKYAYLSELEAVRKLLPKEGKGAEIGVGTGRFAAPLGIKLGVEPSKAMAEIARKRGIEVIEGVAENLPFPDESLDYLLMVTTICFVDDPEKALREAYRVLKPGGALIIGFVDRNSPIGRYYEEHREESVFYRDARFFSTEELLELLKKIGFKKFEIVQTLFHKLDEIKEVEPVKPGYGEGSFVVIKAVK; this comes from the coding sequence GTGATAAGGGACAAAGCCTATCGAGAGGTGGGGATGGTAATGCCCAAGGTGGAGCCCTTCGAGAAGCACCGCGACCGCTATGAGAACTGGTTCGAGAGGCACAAATACGCTTACCTCTCTGAGCTTGAGGCCGTCAGAAAACTTTTGCCAAAGGAGGGAAAAGGGGCCGAGATAGGCGTGGGGACTGGTCGCTTTGCGGCACCGCTCGGAATAAAGCTCGGAGTCGAGCCCTCCAAAGCAATGGCAGAGATAGCGAGGAAGCGAGGGATAGAGGTCATTGAAGGCGTTGCGGAAAATCTTCCCTTCCCGGATGAGAGCCTTGACTACCTTCTGATGGTCACGACGATCTGCTTCGTTGACGACCCTGAAAAGGCCCTGCGCGAGGCTTACCGCGTGCTGAAGCCGGGTGGGGCCCTGATAATAGGCTTCGTTGATAGGAACAGCCCGATAGGAAGATACTACGAAGAGCACAGAGAGGAGAGCGTCTTTTACAGGGACGCTAGGTTCTTTTCTACGGAAGAGCTCTTAGAACTGCTCAAAAAGATCGGCTTCAAAAAGTTTGAGATTGTTCAGACCCTCTTCCACAAGCTAGACGAGATAAAAGAAGTCGAACCCGTTAAGCCCGGCTACGGTGAGGGGAGCTTCGTGGTTATAAAGGCCGTGAAGTGA
- a CDS encoding radical SAM protein: MIAFGPVPSRRLGRSLGVNNIPDKVCSFACVYCQIGRTLRMKLERRPFYEPELIFEEVRKKVEEAEERGERTDYITFVPDGEPTLDANLGKEAELLKTLGIPLAILTNSSLIWREDVREDLLKFDFVSLKVDAVSENLWRRVDRPHKSLSLERILEGMLEFRKAFRGKVVTETMLIDGVDYGDEFERIADFLAELKPNVAYIAIPTRPPAEEWVRPAKEEVINRAFQVFAEKLGEDRVEYLIGYEGNTFAFTGNVEEDLLSITAVHPMREDAVRELLKKASADWGVVERLLREGKLIELEYNGKRFYMRRLKSREPPVR, from the coding sequence ATGATAGCCTTTGGGCCAGTTCCTTCTAGAAGGCTCGGGAGGAGCCTTGGGGTAAACAACATTCCCGATAAGGTCTGCTCCTTTGCCTGCGTCTACTGCCAGATAGGCAGAACCCTGAGGATGAAGCTTGAGAGGAGGCCCTTTTACGAGCCCGAGCTGATCTTTGAAGAAGTCAGGAAGAAGGTTGAGGAAGCAGAGGAGAGAGGTGAGAGGACAGACTACATAACCTTCGTCCCCGACGGTGAACCGACGCTTGATGCAAATCTCGGAAAGGAAGCTGAGCTGTTGAAAACGCTCGGAATTCCGCTCGCGATACTCACCAATTCCTCACTTATCTGGCGCGAGGACGTAAGGGAAGACCTCCTCAAGTTCGACTTTGTTTCCCTCAAGGTCGATGCCGTCAGCGAGAACCTCTGGAGGAGAGTAGACAGGCCCCACAAGAGCCTGAGCCTTGAGAGAATTCTCGAGGGAATGCTTGAGTTCAGGAAGGCCTTCAGGGGAAAAGTGGTCACCGAAACGATGCTGATTGATGGTGTAGACTACGGCGACGAGTTTGAGAGGATAGCGGACTTCTTAGCTGAACTTAAGCCCAATGTTGCTTACATAGCGATCCCGACGAGACCTCCAGCTGAGGAGTGGGTAAGGCCAGCCAAGGAAGAGGTGATAAACCGCGCCTTTCAGGTCTTCGCCGAGAAGCTTGGAGAAGACCGCGTTGAATACCTGATAGGCTATGAGGGCAACACCTTCGCCTTCACCGGAAACGTGGAAGAAGACTTGCTGAGCATAACGGCGGTTCACCCGATGCGTGAAGATGCTGTAAGAGAACTTTTGAAGAAAGCCAGCGCAGACTGGGGCGTCGTTGAGAGGCTTTTGAGGGAAGGAAAGCTCATAGAGCTGGAGTACAACGGGAAGCGCTTTTACATGCGCAGGCTGAAGAGCAGGGAACCCCCAGTTAGGTGA
- a CDS encoding NifB/NifX family molybdenum-iron cluster-binding protein, protein MKIAIPTNGGGRNDTVAPVFARAPAFYIAEVDENGNIISEKVLQNPASTVGGGAGPMAVQTLINEGVEAIIAPQVGPNALGAIQAAGIRLYQVAPGTPVEEAIKAVVSGTAGQFTAPVAPTTPTTPAPAYGPYPTTPVYPPYPAYGYGPGWGRGGWGRGRGWGRGWGRGGRGWGARLGYCPWTGQPSRRAWLARFFGWW, encoded by the coding sequence ATGAAGATCGCGATCCCAACCAACGGTGGAGGAAGGAACGATACGGTTGCACCGGTGTTCGCCCGTGCTCCGGCTTTCTACATAGCAGAAGTAGATGAAAACGGAAACATTATCAGCGAGAAGGTTCTCCAGAATCCAGCTTCAACAGTCGGCGGTGGAGCCGGCCCGATGGCAGTTCAGACCCTCATCAACGAAGGGGTTGAGGCGATAATAGCCCCACAGGTCGGCCCGAACGCCCTCGGGGCCATACAGGCAGCGGGCATAAGGCTCTATCAGGTCGCGCCAGGAACTCCCGTTGAGGAGGCAATAAAGGCTGTCGTCAGTGGCACGGCCGGACAGTTTACGGCGCCAGTTGCCCCCACAACCCCAACAACTCCAGCTCCAGCGTACGGCCCGTATCCGACTACGCCAGTTTACCCGCCGTACCCGGCCTATGGCTACGGCCCCGGATGGGGCAGAGGCGGCTGGGGAAGAGGACGCGGCTGGGGCCGTGGATGGGGAAGAGGAGGCAGAGGCTGGGGAGCGAGGCTCGGATACTGTCCGTGGACCGGCCAGCCGAGCAGGAGGGCCTGGCTCGCCAGGTTCTTCGGCTGGTGGTGA
- a CDS encoding class I SAM-dependent methyltransferase, which produces MYREKYDRIANFYELLERPLDRFFNPLRERAVSLARGRTLEIGVGTGKTLAYYPPGLELYAVDGSEKMLEIAKKRAKELGIRVEFKLAEAERLPFPDNYFDTVISSFVFCTVPEPEKAMEEIRRVLKPGGKAIFLEHTRSDDKLVNYLFLLPMKALLKPLLDDDPLRETHKLVRELFEVEKEETYYRGIVRLIVARKVSGRA; this is translated from the coding sequence GTGTACCGGGAGAAGTACGACAGAATAGCTAACTTTTACGAGCTCCTTGAGAGGCCACTTGACAGGTTCTTCAATCCCCTCCGTGAGAGGGCGGTTTCCCTCGCCCGGGGTAGAACGCTCGAAATAGGCGTTGGCACTGGGAAAACGCTCGCTTACTATCCTCCCGGCCTTGAACTCTACGCCGTTGACGGTTCCGAGAAGATGTTGGAAATAGCAAAGAAAAGGGCGAAAGAGCTCGGCATTCGCGTGGAGTTTAAACTTGCCGAAGCCGAAAGGCTGCCTTTTCCTGATAACTACTTCGACACGGTTATCTCTTCCTTCGTTTTCTGCACGGTTCCAGAGCCAGAGAAGGCGATGGAAGAGATAAGGCGGGTTCTAAAACCCGGCGGAAAGGCCATCTTCCTTGAGCACACAAGGAGTGATGATAAACTCGTGAACTACCTCTTTCTCCTGCCGATGAAAGCCCTTTTGAAGCCCCTACTGGACGATGACCCGTTGAGGGAAACACATAAACTGGTAAGGGAGCTCTTTGAGGTGGAAAAAGAGGAAACGTACTACCGCGGAATAGTTAGGCTCATAGTGGCCAGAAAGGTCTCCGGTAGGGCCTGA
- a CDS encoding SUF-like minimal system protein SmsB gives MTETITLSDAKAIIENQIEELAKRNREPEWMTRIRYKALEAFEKAPHRDPVISEEELLHFIAKPEIEGLPEKIESLDDLPPEMKALLDRLGISEVEQKYIAGLAVQTDTGVIYNQFLQEWAKKGLIVLPTEEAVRKYPDIVKQHFLKLFRVDESKLTAYHTAVWNGGIFLYVKEGLKVPFPLHLFFLIQESALAQAPHIIIIAEPNSEFHLIEGCTAPILVRHSLHLDMTEAYFAEGAKGQLTVLQNWPEYVHTRPMTRAKVGKGARFINTTVSLGSGKSNTANPKYWVDENGYVELNGILLGQKDWYVDLGGEMYLQGKGAAGINASKAVIMDESRVITRGVITAEAPKTKGHISCDALLMSDKAVMETYPGLVSKVDDAELSHEAAIGKIREEELFYLMSRGLDEEKATQLIVKGFLEPMLKDIPMEFLVEIRKIIELAVSGGM, from the coding sequence ATGACTGAAACGATAACCCTGAGCGATGCCAAGGCCATAATCGAGAACCAGATTGAAGAACTCGCAAAGAGGAACAGGGAACCCGAGTGGATGACGAGGATTCGCTACAAGGCCTTGGAAGCCTTTGAGAAGGCACCCCACAGGGATCCAGTCATAAGCGAGGAGGAGTTGCTCCACTTCATAGCCAAGCCCGAGATAGAAGGACTCCCTGAGAAGATCGAGAGCCTTGATGACCTTCCACCGGAGATGAAAGCTCTCCTGGACAGGCTGGGCATAAGCGAGGTCGAGCAGAAGTACATCGCCGGTTTAGCCGTCCAGACTGATACTGGCGTCATCTACAACCAGTTCCTCCAGGAGTGGGCGAAGAAGGGATTGATAGTCCTCCCGACGGAGGAGGCGGTGAGGAAGTATCCGGATATAGTTAAGCAGCACTTCCTGAAGCTCTTCCGCGTTGACGAGAGCAAGCTGACGGCCTACCACACTGCCGTATGGAACGGGGGAATCTTCCTCTACGTCAAGGAAGGGTTGAAGGTTCCGTTCCCGCTCCACCTGTTCTTCCTCATACAGGAGAGCGCCCTGGCGCAGGCGCCGCACATAATCATAATAGCCGAACCTAACAGCGAGTTCCACCTCATAGAGGGCTGTACCGCGCCGATACTCGTGAGGCACTCCCTCCACCTCGACATGACGGAAGCATACTTCGCGGAGGGGGCGAAAGGTCAGCTGACGGTCTTGCAGAACTGGCCTGAATACGTGCACACGAGGCCGATGACGAGGGCGAAGGTAGGCAAGGGCGCGCGCTTCATAAACACGACCGTCAGCCTGGGGAGCGGTAAGAGCAACACGGCCAACCCGAAGTACTGGGTGGACGAGAACGGCTACGTTGAGCTGAACGGCATCCTCCTCGGCCAGAAGGACTGGTACGTTGACCTCGGCGGTGAGATGTACCTCCAGGGCAAAGGTGCGGCGGGAATAAACGCGAGCAAGGCTGTAATAATGGACGAGAGCAGGGTCATAACGCGCGGAGTCATAACCGCCGAAGCTCCAAAGACAAAGGGTCACATAAGCTGTGACGCCCTGTTAATGAGCGACAAAGCGGTAATGGAGACCTACCCGGGACTGGTGAGCAAGGTCGACGATGCTGAGCTCAGCCACGAAGCTGCCATCGGCAAGATACGCGAGGAAGAGCTGTTCTACCTAATGTCCAGGGGACTGGACGAGGAGAAGGCGACCCAGCTCATCGTCAAGGGCTTCCTCGAGCCGATGCTCAAGGACATCCCGATGGAGTTCCTCGTGGAGATAAGGAAGATAATCGAGCTTGCCGTCAGCGGGGGCATGTGA
- the sufC gene encoding Fe-S cluster assembly ATPase SufC has product MLKVENLHVSVEDKEILKGVDLEVKPGEFHVVMGPNGSGKSTLALTIAGHPKYRVTDGRITFEGEEIHELGPDERAKKGILLAFQVPPEVEGVKIIEFLQQVLVELKGMDPAEAYDLIVDKAKELWFKEEDLHRYVNVGFSGGERKRLELLQALLIEPKLLILDEPDSGVDVDSLSIISRKIEELHKKGTSILLITHYGRILGHLDREKLTVHVMKDGKIVKTGSGDLVDRIDKEGFAKLFEEVGA; this is encoded by the coding sequence ATGCTCAAAGTTGAGAACCTTCACGTTTCAGTCGAGGACAAGGAGATATTGAAGGGTGTTGACCTCGAAGTCAAACCCGGCGAGTTTCACGTGGTTATGGGGCCCAACGGCTCGGGAAAATCTACCCTTGCCCTGACGATAGCGGGACATCCAAAGTACAGGGTCACCGATGGTAGGATAACCTTCGAGGGTGAGGAGATTCACGAACTCGGCCCCGATGAGAGGGCCAAAAAGGGAATTCTATTGGCTTTCCAGGTTCCGCCCGAGGTCGAAGGAGTTAAAATAATCGAGTTCCTTCAGCAGGTTCTGGTGGAGCTAAAGGGAATGGATCCAGCCGAGGCCTACGATCTGATCGTCGATAAGGCCAAGGAGCTCTGGTTCAAGGAGGAGGATTTACACCGCTACGTCAACGTCGGCTTCTCCGGTGGCGAGAGAAAGAGGCTTGAGCTCCTTCAAGCTCTACTCATCGAGCCTAAACTGCTCATTCTGGATGAGCCGGACAGTGGCGTAGACGTTGACTCGCTGAGCATCATCAGCAGGAAGATAGAGGAGCTTCACAAAAAAGGAACCTCTATACTCCTCATAACCCACTACGGCAGGATTCTCGGCCATTTGGACAGAGAAAAACTCACCGTCCACGTCATGAAGGACGGCAAGATCGTCAAGACCGGAAGCGGTGACCTTGTCGACAGGATAGACAAAGAAGGATTCGCCAAACTCTTTGAGGAGGTGGGAGCATGA
- a CDS encoding NifB/NifX family molybdenum-iron cluster-binding protein: MRIIVSTVNGGLDDRVNPAFGRTPTFTIVDVENGEIVNVQVVPNPGYSQPRGAGVTAAQFVIDQGADVVIAGQFGPNSSGVLQAAGIRMVSAPATMTVREAVEAFLRGELSGPVMGPEGGGMGGGYGAGYGPGYGRGGGMGRGMGRGRGMGRGRGGGYGRGRGGW; this comes from the coding sequence ATGAGGATAATCGTGTCAACCGTCAACGGAGGTCTCGACGACAGGGTGAACCCGGCTTTCGGGAGGACTCCAACCTTCACGATAGTCGACGTTGAGAACGGGGAGATAGTGAACGTTCAGGTTGTCCCGAATCCCGGCTATTCCCAGCCGAGGGGTGCCGGAGTCACCGCGGCACAGTTCGTAATCGACCAGGGTGCTGATGTCGTCATAGCAGGCCAGTTCGGGCCTAACTCCTCCGGCGTCCTCCAGGCCGCGGGAATCAGGATGGTCTCCGCGCCAGCAACAATGACAGTTAGGGAGGCCGTTGAGGCCTTCCTCCGCGGAGAGCTTTCAGGCCCGGTCATGGGTCCCGAAGGGGGTGGAATGGGAGGTGGATACGGAGCCGGCTATGGCCCGGGTTACGGACGCGGTGGCGGCATGGGCAGAGGAATGGGCCGTGGAAGGGGAATGGGAAGAGGCCGCGGCGGTGGATACGGACGTGGAAGAGGGGGATGGTGA
- a CDS encoding winged helix-turn-helix transcriptional regulator, giving the protein MKGRTSQEKEASMPDDHGKQEGTTTPKRVIHEVNKRKVKAWREQLPPKEVFEKFTQQGEFTETQVKILNAVYSDPTASMTKIAKQVGVAKNSVKHAVDKLISLYKNRVAQIPESQRSNPSRIDNARREQQKLTPKEEKLSAKTTTFREVDKAVAQALGVDFHNTAIKKEIYARLGELLIYTLLQAGITDRDKIVEYSQRIVDNPEALYSYIKRQLDALIKSADTKTIVALQEENQELKVKVKTLENECAQLKNRLNECMETAEYIIRTLLTEDQLKSLYIWIIERDTIKRRMDILTQQKFVAIINSLISQNNELHEL; this is encoded by the coding sequence ATGAAAGGAAGGACAAGCCAAGAAAAAGAGGCGAGCATGCCAGACGATCATGGCAAACAGGAAGGTACCACTACCCCAAAGAGGGTTATACATGAGGTTAACAAAAGGAAAGTCAAAGCATGGAGGGAACAGCTACCTCCTAAAGAAGTCTTTGAAAAGTTCACTCAACAAGGGGAGTTCACAGAGACACAGGTAAAAATTCTTAACGCTGTTTATTCCGACCCCACAGCCAGCATGACAAAAATAGCAAAACAAGTTGGAGTCGCCAAAAACTCCGTTAAACATGCTGTAGATAAGCTCATTAGCCTCTATAAGAATCGAGTAGCCCAAATACCAGAGTCCCAGAGATCTAACCCCTCTCGCATAGACAACGCAAGAAGGGAACAACAAAAACTCACTCCAAAAGAGGAGAAGCTCTCTGCCAAGACCACAACATTTAGGGAGGTTGATAAGGCTGTCGCCCAAGCCTTGGGGGTGGATTTTCACAATACAGCGATAAAAAAGGAAATTTATGCTCGTCTTGGGGAACTGTTAATCTATACCCTCTTGCAAGCTGGAATCACCGATAGAGACAAAATAGTTGAGTACAGTCAAAGAATTGTTGATAACCCAGAAGCCCTTTATTCCTACATAAAGAGGCAACTTGATGCTCTAATTAAAAGCGCCGATACTAAGACTATTGTAGCTCTGCAGGAGGAGAACCAAGAGCTCAAAGTAAAAGTGAAAACTTTAGAAAACGAATGCGCCCAATTAAAAAACAGGCTGAATGAGTGCATGGAAACTGCGGAGTACATTATTAGGACACTACTAACCGAAGACCAACTGAAGAGTCTCTATATATGGATAATAGAAAGAGACACAATAAAACGCAGAATGGATATACTCACTCAGCAGAAATTTGTAGCAATAATCAATAGCTTAATCTCCCAAAACAATGAGTTACATGAGCTTTAG
- a CDS encoding AbrB/MazE/SpoVT family DNA-binding domain-containing protein — protein sequence MDVLAKFHSVIHTSWRIIIPKATREFYEIEQGDVVELLLIKYQDKKPQIKKQFLGKVGEHGSVIIPKTVREVMDLKPKEIVEVIMLDHHKPTMRQVKENK from the coding sequence GTGGACGTCCTAGCAAAGTTCCATTCAGTAATCCACACATCATGGAGGATTATAATCCCCAAAGCCACAAGGGAATTTTATGAGATAGAACAGGGTGACGTAGTGGAGCTCCTTCTTATTAAATATCAAGATAAAAAGCCGCAGATAAAGAAACAATTCTTGGGAAAAGTGGGAGAGCATGGATCCGTGATAATACCCAAGACTGTCCGGGAGGTCATGGACTTAAAACCCAAGGAGATAGTGGAAGTAATAATGCTAGATCATCATAAACCGACCATGAGACAGGTTAAAGAGAATAAGTGA